From Medicago truncatula cultivar Jemalong A17 chromosome 7, MtrunA17r5.0-ANR, whole genome shotgun sequence, a single genomic window includes:
- the LOC11443327 gene encoding uncharacterized protein, whose amino-acid sequence MEENSIDLKTTTTMAVVSDNHDNTNLVTKAREEGELSSSPDVDDAEENPNGSTVQATLATGSGSVPLVKQSIQGVQGGGSNNIQTRTAIQPISRKIIIKKNQLPPKSSPWTGHASDDNNLVISFSDDDSGSDIENKGTDSRLERNNKRPSSSLQNSNKLQLQKNARSLHNETPIKFPSKRTFTSSVTKNPSSISKGAGSWSLGQGPRARNFKSTNKTLASQECGRDQGAVSNDNKLQDLRHQIALRESELKLKAVQQMKESALVLGRDPKNDTTRKHIPVSSGAAQLEPKGPDRKRMKIDTSHDAPQAVGGQQVPVVKSILPSKDSLCGNIYPQERNKVDHNQKEIPLCRGESIIIKSQRETGNHLSNSVQNMPCRSREGDVNYDCNQTDKSSRLVDPAFIQSSMPASSVPTNLEALSNAVLMTDNGNANVSEHSNIDLQSFIDMEELIDKLEEAQEHRHNCEIEERNAYRAYVKAQRSLLEANARCNDLYHQREVYSAKLRSDFSLSLRQHQQLGIGLDYLPKLGYEIPTSSCLRQAEYNINNPSFDSNDQGINNRHSDTSCHHKNGANLGSEPCIEPDASTSEPFSQRGNHAADGVYSPMDEVDTSDNENEEISLAGHTSNNLDAEYRRKQDSKAKQIDLDTASNADYSTGSPQDSLLLEATLRSELFARLGKRAKKSNIPCNNFETAEPGAENEVGSEKNRVHHGTVPLINAENNDLKGNERKERNIHMDSDEIQSQQNIGANTVNTNCSAGLGDQGDMPSQVYHSTNPVNIPPLIFRSAFSELREMSPFSLNQLPNQNKSGHDNDGQSQNATCLSSDEAKRSMLAISMAVTIGNSLSEEGSYGCSPEVDPFWPLCMYELRGKCNNDECPWQHAKDYGDGNITQHQHTDTNNGDSQDRSPLHEQNCNGVTKVTKYHKATILPTYLVSLDVLKADQFAYKPIAAHRIAQHWQKHFSITLATSNLLQNGSAEDGPLSHGGDERIEVRGTWSKQLSFQWRNGVGNQIKQAMTDSEQAVEMALLILNQEINKMQGVRKALSVLSKALETNPTSVVIWIVYSLIYYGSFGPNEKEDMFLYAVKLYEGSYVLWLMYINSRRKLDDRIAAYDSAISALCRHASAAPEDKTCESACILDLFLQMMDCLCMSRNVENAIQRSYGVFPATTKSDVPNLLSLSDLLNCLTVSDKCVLWVCCVYLVIYRKLPGAIVQNFECTKDILDIEWPIVSLSEDEKERAVKLMETAAEYINSRAFTMESEDDLKCAQHFALNHLRFRVALDRIECARSLFDRYVKLYPFCIELVLVSAQIQKQDLGVGNFMVFEDTISRWPKIVPGIQCIWNQYIANAIHNQRMDLAKEITVRWFHSAWKVQDPPYGGTDATDDGNSCGLVGLGSKFVSDTSNSGHKQMDMMFGYLNLSIYHFFQEDKTEASIAVNKARDTVGFAGLDQYIRKYVMFMVCDASSLNEGDPESVVKRMLEVYMDGSSQALLAPRALTRKFLDSIKKPRVQNLIDNILRPVSFDCSVLNLMLQSWFGSSLLPQTVSDPKLLVDFVERIMEVVPHNFQLAIAVCKLLSKDYSSSDLNSTSLQFWSCSTLVNAITGAIPIPPEYVWVEAAAFLQSAMGIEAISQRFYKKALSVYPFSIMLWKCYYKLFLSNGDANSIIEEAKERGINLDIPS is encoded by the exons GAAAACCCTAATGGCTCTACCGTGCAAGCCACCCTTGCTACAGGGTCAGGTTCTGTTCCTTTGGTGAAACAAAGTATCCAAGGCGTTCAGGGTG GAGGCTCCAATAATATACAGACGCGAACAGCTATACAACCAATTTCTCGGAAGATCATCATAAAAAAGAACCAACTACCCCCTAAATCTTCTCCATGGACTGGTCATGCAAGTGATGATAATAATCTTGTGATAAGCTTTTCTGATGATGACAGTGGTAGTGATATTGAAAATAAAGGTACCGATTCCAGGTTGGAAAGAAATAATAAGCGTCCTAGCTCATCCTTGCAAAATTCAAACAAGTTACAGTTACAGAAAAATGCTAGAAGTTTGCATAACGAAACACCCATAAAATTTCCTTCTAAGCGCACATTTACCTCGTCAGTGACCAAGAATCCTAGTTCTATTTCTAAGGGTGCTGGATCCTGGTCATTGGGACAAGGTCCACGAGCTAGAAATTTCAAGTCAACGAACAAAACTTTAGCTAGCCAAGAGTGTGGACGTGACCAAGGAGCAGTATCAAACGACAATAAACTTCAGGATTTGCGGCATCAGATTGCACTTCGGGAAAGTGAACTTAAGTTGAAGGCAGTCCAGCAAATGAAGGAGTCTGCTTTAGTTTTGGGTAGGGATCCGAAGAATGATACAACTAGGAAACATATTCCAGTTTCCTCAGGAGCTGCACAATTGGAGCCGAAAGGACCAGATAGGAAGCGCATGAAAATCGACACATCTCATGATGCCCCTCAGGCTGTTGGTGGTCAGCAAGTTCCTGTTGTAAAATCTATATTACCATCTAAAGATTCTCTGTGTGGAAACATTTATCCTCAGGAGAGAAACAAGGTTGATCATAACCAGAAAGAGATCCCATTATGTAGAGGGGAGTCGATAATCATCAAATCACAAAGGGAAACTGGCAACCATCTCAGCAACTCAGTACAAAATATGCCTTGTAGATCAAGAGAAG GTGATGTCAATTATGATTGCAATCAGACTGACAAAAGTAGTAGGCTGGTTGACCCAGCTTTCATCCAAAGTTCAATGCCAGCTAGCAGCGTGCCGACTAATTTA GAAGCATTAAGCAATGCTGTTCTTATGACTGATAATGGTAATGCAAATGTCTCCGAGCATAGCAACATTGATTTACAGTCGTTTATTGATATGGAAGAATTGATAGATAAACTGGAGGAAGCTCAAGAGCACAGGCATAATTGtgaaattgaagaaagaaatGCATACCGAGCTTATGTTAAAGCTCAGAGGTCTTTGCTTGAGGCTAATGCTCGATGCAACGATCTTTATCACCAAAGAGAGGTGTATTCAGCTAAGCTACGATCcgacttctctttgtctttaAGACAGCACCAACAACTTGGTATAGGTCTAGATTACTTACCTAAACTTGGATATGAAATACCCACATCAAGCTGTCTGAGGCAGGCAGAATATAATATCAATAATCCTAGTTTTGATTCTAATGATCAAGGCATCAATAATAGGCATTCTGATACTTCCTGTCACCACAAAAATGGAGCAAATTTAGGATCTGAGCCTTGCATTGAACCAGATGCTAGTACATCTGAGCCATTTTCTCAAAGGGGTAATCATGCTGCGGATGGAGTGTATTCTCCTATGGATGAAGTCGACACATCAGATAATGAAAATGAAGAGATTTCTCTAGCTGGACACACTTCTAATAATCTTGATGCCGAATATCGTAGAAAACAAGACTCCAAGGCGAAACAAATAGACTTAGACACTGCATCAAATGCAGATTATTCCACCGGCAGTCCTCAGGATTCTTTGCTTCTTGAAGCAACATTAAGGTCTGAATTATTTGCACGGTTAGGGAAAAGAGCTAAGAAGAGTAATATTCCATGCAACAACTTTGAAACTGCTGAACCAGGTGCTGAAAATGAGGTTGGAAGTGAGAAAAATCGAGTGCATCATGGCACTGTCCCATTGATTAATGCAGAAAACAATGATCTCAAag GaaatgaaaggaaagaaaggaaCATTCATATGGATTCCGATGAGATTCAAAGTCAGCAAAACATTGGTGCAAATACTGTGAATACCAACTGCAGTGCTGGTTTAGGCGATCAAGGAGATATGCCTTCTCAAGTTTATCACTCAACTAATCCAGTGAACATTCCACCTTTGATTTTTAGGAGTGCATTTAGTGAGCTGAGAGAAATGTCCCCATTTAGTTTAAATCAATtaccaaatcaaaataaatctgGTCATGATAATGATGGTCAAAGTCAAAATGCTACTTGTCTCAGTTCTGATGAAGCAAAGAGGAGCATGTTGGCAATCTCAATGGCTGTCACCATTGGGAATTCACTCTCGGAAGAAGGCTCCTATGGCTGCAGTCCTGAAGTTGATCCGTTTTGGCCGCTTTGCATGTATGAGCTGCGAGGAAAATGCAACAATGATGAGTGTCCTTGGCAGCATGCCAAGGACTATGGTGATGGAAACATTACTCAGCATCAGCACACTGATACTAATAATGGAG ATTCTCAAGATAGATCGCCGTTGCATGAACAAAACTGTAATGGTGTGACAAAAGTTACCAAGTATCACAAAGCTACTATTCTGCCAACATACCTTGTTAGTTTAGATGTTCTAAAAGCGGATCAATTTGCATATAAACCCATTGCTGCGCATAGGATTGCTCAACACTGGCAGAAGCATTTCAGTATCACTTTGGCTACTTCGAATTTGCTACAAAATGGGTCAGCCGAAGATGGTCCCTTATCACATGGTGGTGATGAACGCATTGAGGTCCGTGGGACGTGGAGCAAGCAGTTATCTTTTCAGTGGAGAAATGGAGTTGGG AATCAAATTAAACAGGCTATGACTGATAGTGAGCAAGCTGTTGAGATGGCCCTTCTGATTCTCAACCAGGAAATCAATAAGATGCAGGGGGTGCGAAAG gcTCTATCTGTACTGTCCAAAGCTCTGGAGACTAATCCAACATCTGTGGTAATCTGGATAGTTTACTCACTCATTTACTATGGAAGTTTTGGGCCAAATGAAAAAGAGGACATGTTCTTGTATGCG GTTAAGCTCTATGAAGGATCTTATGTACTGTGGCTCATGTACATCAATAGTCGGAGAAAGCTTGATGATCGGATAGCTGCCTATGATTCTGCCATCTCAGCTCTCTGTCGGCATGCATCTgctgctcctgaagacaaaacGTGTGAAAGTGCATGCATTTTAGATCTGTTTCTGCAGATGATGGATTGTTTATGCATGTCGAGGAATGTTGAGAATGCCATTCAGCGAAGTTATGGAGTTTTTCCAGCTACAACTAAATCTGACGTGCCTAATCTTCTGTCACTCTCAGATTTACTCAATTGCTTAACAGTTTCTGACAAATGTGTGTTATGGGTTTGTTGTGTTTACTTAGTTATTTACAGGAAGCTTCCTGGTGCTATTGTTCAGAATTTTGAATGTACGAAAGATATCCTTGACATTGAATGGCCCATTGTAAGTTTATCAGAGGATGAAAAGGAGAGGGCTGTTAAACTTATGGAAACAGCAGCCGAATATATAAACTCTCGTGCCTTCACAATGGAAAGTGAAGATGATCTCAAGTGTGCTCAGCATTTTGCTCTCAATCATCTCAGATTCAGGGTTGCTCTTGATAGAATAGAATGTGCAAGGAGTCTGTTTGATAGATATGTTAAGTTGTACCCTTTCTGCATAGAATTGGTCCTGGTCTCAGCTCAAATACAGAAACAAGATCTTGGCGTTGGTAATTTCATGGTATTTGAGGACACAATTAGTAGATGGCCAAAAATAGTTCCTGGAATCCAATGCATTTGGAATCAGTACATTGCAAATGCTATCCATAATCAGAGGATGGACCTTGCAAAAGAAATTACAGTCCGATGGTTCCATTCTGCATGGAAAGTGCAGGATCCCCCGTATGGCGGGACGGATGCCACTGATGATGGTAATTCTTGTGGCTTAGTGGGATTAGGGTCAAAATTTGTTTCTGACACATCAAATTCTGGTCACAAACAGATGGATATGATGTTTGGATATCTTAATCTGTCcatttatcattttttccaGGAGGATAAAACAGAAGCAAGCATAGCTGTTAATAAGGCTAGGGATACTGTCGGGTTTGCGGGTTTAGAtcaatatataagaaaatatgtaATGTTTATGGTTTGTGATGCATCTAGCTTAAACGAGGGTGATCCTGAGAGTGTTGTCAAGAGGATGTTGGAAGTATATATGGATGGTTCCTCCCAGGCGTTGCTAGCCCCTAGAGCGCTAACAAGAAAATTTCTTGACAGTATCAAGAAGCCAAGAGTACAGAATCTCATTGACAACATATTAAGGCCAGTTTCATTTGATTGTTCTGTACTAAATTTGATGCTTCAATCATGGTTTGGTTCATCTCTTTTACCTCAAACTGTGAGTGACCCAAAACTTcttgttgattttgttgaacGCATTATGGAGGTAGTTCCTCACAACTTTCAATTAGCTATTGCTGTTTGCAAACTTTTGAGCAAGGATTACAGTTCTTCTGATCTAAACTCAACCAGTCTGCAGTTTTGGTCTTGTTCAACCCTGGTTAATGCAATTACAGGTGCTATCCCGATACCACCAGAATATGTCTGGGTGGAAGCTGCAGCGTTTCTACAAAGTGCTATGGGAATTGAGGCAATATCTCAGAGGTTTTATAAGAAGGCTCTGTCAGTGTATCCATTTTCTATAATGTTGTGGAAATGTtactataagctgtttttgtcCAATGGAGATGCAAACAGTATTATTGAagaagcaaaagaaaggggtatTAACCTTGATATTCCTAGTTGA